One Psychrobacillus glaciei genomic region harbors:
- a CDS encoding PadR family transcriptional regulator: protein MDKEIMKGSIDILILSLLSKKDMYGYGIVKSLKENSKELYNMSEGTLYPALKRLEKNEWIQSYWEDAELGGRRKYYRILESGRKELNRKLGEWKKVNDLIKITSEGLAWIKNSNPILTKS from the coding sequence ATGGATAAAGAAATAATGAAAGGCAGTATCGATATATTAATTCTTTCACTGTTATCTAAAAAGGATATGTATGGGTATGGAATTGTCAAAAGTCTAAAAGAGAATAGTAAAGAATTGTATAACATGAGCGAGGGAACACTCTATCCTGCTTTAAAGCGATTAGAGAAAAATGAGTGGATACAATCTTATTGGGAAGATGCTGAATTAGGGGGAAGAAGAAAATACTATCGAATTTTGGAGAGCGGGAGGAAGGAACTAAATAGAAAACTTGGTGAATGGAAAAAGGTAAATGATTTAATCAAAATCACTTCGGAGGGTTTAGCTTGGATAAAAAATTCGAATCCTATATTGACCAAATCGTAA
- a CDS encoding VanZ family protein, whose protein sequence is MDKKFESYIDQIVKDLDCDKEEKKEISEEISDHLKLLKQDYIEQGFTDEKAINKALECFGDEKQLRQGYKESISPYYKLFKISNWIIFSLSSFVVLWMLIFQRILQRVRNYSHGFNQSDYFFSNEVQEGFFAFNIDAWKLNINLIPFKNTINYIINHDKFNLDIVINNTLGNILIFIPLGIFLPILFKRYTSFSKAIAFSIIVSFTIESIQLLLQIGQFDIDDLILNGIGSIVGFLFIKLIFKFQNIFQKPRLFRS, encoded by the coding sequence TTGGATAAAAAATTCGAATCCTATATTGACCAAATCGTAAAAGACTTAGACTGTGATAAAGAAGAGAAAAAAGAGATTTCCGAAGAGATTAGTGACCACTTAAAACTGTTAAAACAAGATTATATAGAACAAGGTTTCACAGATGAAAAAGCTATAAATAAAGCCTTGGAATGTTTTGGAGATGAAAAGCAGTTAAGGCAAGGTTATAAAGAATCTATATCTCCATATTATAAATTATTCAAGATTAGTAACTGGATTATATTTTCACTGTCTTCTTTTGTAGTACTTTGGATGTTGATATTTCAAAGAATACTGCAACGAGTGAGAAATTATAGTCACGGTTTCAATCAAAGTGATTACTTTTTTTCCAATGAAGTGCAAGAAGGTTTCTTTGCTTTTAATATAGACGCTTGGAAATTGAACATCAATTTAATACCATTTAAGAACACAATCAATTACATAATTAACCATGACAAGTTTAACTTAGATATTGTAATTAATAACACGTTAGGGAACATCCTAATTTTCATACCTTTAGGAATATTTCTTCCTATTCTATTTAAAAGGTACACTTCTTTCTCCAAAGCAATCGCTTTTTCTATTATTGTTAGTTTCACAATAGAGTCAATACAACTTCTTTTACAAATAGGGCAATTCGATATAGATGATCTAATTTTAAACGGAATAGGCAGCATAGTAGGATTCTTATTCATAAAATTAATTTTCAAATTCCAGAACATATTTCAAAAACCAAGATTATTTAGAAGTTGA